The nucleotide sequence GAGGCGGCGCTCGCCGCCGGGGGCTACGGCGGCATCCTCGCCGTCGGCCAGGGCTCGGAGGCCCCGCCGCGGCTGGTGAAGCTGACCTACACCCCGGAGGGTGGCGGCAACGGCAAGCGGGTGGCGCTGGTCGGCAAGGGCATCACCTTCGACACCGGCGGCATCTCGATCAAGCCGGCGCAGGGCATGTGGGAGATGAAGTCCGACATGGCGGGCGCGGCGGCGGTCGGCGCGGCCATGCTGGCCGTGGCGGCGCTCAAGCCGTCGGTCGCCGTCACCGGCTACCTCCCGATGGCGGAGAACATGCCGTCGGGCACCAGCTACCGGCCGGGCGACGTGATCACCATGTACAGCGGCAAGCGGGTCGAGGTGCTCAACACCGACGCCGAGGGCCGGATGATCCTGGCCGACGCCATCGCCCGGGCCTGCGAGGACGGCGCCGACTACCTGTTCGAGACCTCGACGCTGACCGGCGGCCAGGTGATCGCGCTGGGCAAGCGGATCGCCGGCGTGATGGGCACCCCGGAGCTGTGCGAGCGGGTCCGGGCCGCGGGTGACGCGACCGGCGAGCCGGCCTGGCCGATGCCGCTGCCGGACGACGTACGCAAGGGCATGGACTCCGAGGTCGCCGACATCTCGCAGGTCAACGCCGGCATGGACCGGGCCGGCCACATGCTCCAGGGCGGTGTCTTCCTGCGCGAGTTCGTCACCGACGACGTGGCCTGGGCGCACATCGACATCGCGGGCCCGGGCTACCACTCGGGCGAGGCCACCGGTTACTGGACCAAGGGCGGCACCGGCGTCCCGGTACGCACCCTGGTGCACCTGGTCGACGACGTCGCCGCCAACGGCTGACGCGTCCACCGCGCCGCAACGGGGCGCTCCCCTCGCCGGGGGGGCGCCCCGTCGGCGTGTCCGGGTCAGAACAGCTCGGGGCGGCGCTTGCGGCGCTCGTTGTAGTCGCGCATGCGCTGCGGGTAGCCCATGAGCCGGACGTCGTAGATCGGGATGGCCAGCCGGTGGGCGAACCGGCGGGCCTCGTCCGGCCCGCCGACCCGCCGCCGGGTCCACTCGCCGTCGTCGGCGATCAGCATGATCGTGGTCTCGGTGACCGTGGTCCGGGGTTCCAGGTACGCCTCGACTCCCCGCCGGGTGCGGACGAAACTCTCAAGATGGTCCAGATCGGCGCGGTCGGCGACCCGGTCGCGACTCACCGCGCCCGCCTGCTTGCGTCGTCGGAACAGCCCCACCGAACCCACTCCTCCCCCGTCCGTCATCGAAGACGGTGCCAAGCGTACGTGTCGGCGACGTGTCGTTGGGCACCTCACTACGCGCCCCGTCCCCGGTGGTGACAAGATGACCGAGGTGGGGTGTGCCTGTTACTCCGCCGTAACCCCCGATGCAGCGACGCGACCTGGGAGTTGGACGTGAGCGAGCCGAACGACGCAACCTTCGACATCGTCATCCTCGGAGGTGGTAGCGGCGGCTACGCGGCGGCGCTGCGTGCCGCCCAGCTGGACCTGTCCGTCGCCCTGATCGAGAAGGGCAAGCTCGGGGGCACCTGCCTGCACAACGGCTGCATCCCCACGAAGGCGCTGCTGCACGCCGCCGAGATCGCCGACCAGACCCGCGAGTCGGAGCAGTTCGGCGTCAAGGCCGAGCTGGTCGGCATCGACATGGCGGCGGTCAACTCGTACAAGGACGGCGTGATCTCCCGCCTCTACAAGGGCCTCCAGGGCCTGGTGGGCAGCGCCAAGAAGATCACCTTCGTGGCGGGCGCCGGCAAGCTCGTCGGGAAGAACGTCGTCGAGGTCGACGGCAAGCGCTACACCGGCCGGAACATCATCCTGGCCTCCGGCTCGTACGCGAAGAGCCTGCCCGGCCTGGAGATCGACGGCGAGCGGATCATCACGAGCGACCACGCGCTGACCCTGGACCGGGTCCCCTCCTCGGCCATCGTGCTGGGCGGCGGCGTGATCGGCGTCGAGTTCGCCAGCGTCTGGAAGTCCTTCGGCGTGGACGTGACCATCGTCGAGGCGCTGCCCCGCCTGGTCGCGGCCGAGGACGAGGAGTCCTCGAAGGCGCTGGAGCGGGCGTTCCGCAAGCGGAAGATCAACTTCAAGGTCGGCAAGCCGTTCGAGAAGGTCGAGAAGACCGAGAACGGCGTGAAGCTGACCATCCAGGGTGGCGACACCGTCGAGGCGGAGCTGCTGCTGGTCGCCGTCGGCCGTGGCCCGACGACCGCCAACCTCGGCTACGAGGAGCAGGGCGTCAAGATGGACCGCGGCTACGTGCTGACCGACGAGCGGCTGCGCACCAGCGTGCCGAACGTCTACGCGGTCGGCGACATCGTGCCCGGCCTCCAGCTCGCCCACCGCGGCTTCCAGCAGGGCATCTTCGTCGCCGAGGAGATCGCCGGGAAGAACCCGGCCGTGATCGACGAGGCCGGCATCCCGCGGGTCACCTACTGCGACCCGGAGCTGGCGTCGGTCGGCCTCACCGAGGCGAAGGCCAAGGAGCAGTACGGCGCTGACAAGATCAAGACCTACAACTACAACCTGGGCGGCAACGGCAAGAGCCAGATCCTCAAGACCGCCGGCCACGTGAAGCTGGTCCGGGTCGAGGACGGCCCGGTGGTCGGCGTCCACATGGTCGGCGCCCGGGTGGGCGAGCTGATCGGCGAGGCCCAGCTCATCTACAACTGGGAGGCCTACCCGGCCGAGGTGGCGCAGCTCGTGCACGCCCACCCGACGCAGACCGAGGCCCTGGGCGAGGCGCACCTGGCCCTGGCCGGCAAGCCGCTGCACGCGCACGCCTGATCACGACAACCGCGGCGTCCGGCGACGGGCGATGATCCCACCAGGGGAATGAAGGAGTCTGGAGAACATGCCGGTATCGGTCACCATGCCCCGGCTCGGCGAGAGCGTCACCGAGGGCACCGTCACGCGCTGGCTCAAGCAGGAGGGCGA is from Micromonospora terminaliae and encodes:
- a CDS encoding leucyl aminopeptidase, whose translation is MTSPRTTLSLVDTDPAELAVDAIVIGVHSQTTEQEAGSPAGALLLASGAESIAAAFDGKLTETLALLGATGGPGEVIKLATLGTVTAPVVVAVGLGPEPSGAAPAPETLRRAAGAAVRALAGAPRVALALPLPDDADAPAALRAVSEGALLGGYRFAGYKTTPQPARREPVAEVLVAVPDAADATAQAEVTRAQAVAGAVLTSRDWVNTAPNELRPPSFAEAVATAAREAGLGVEVLDEAALAAGGYGGILAVGQGSEAPPRLVKLTYTPEGGGNGKRVALVGKGITFDTGGISIKPAQGMWEMKSDMAGAAAVGAAMLAVAALKPSVAVTGYLPMAENMPSGTSYRPGDVITMYSGKRVEVLNTDAEGRMILADAIARACEDGADYLFETSTLTGGQVIALGKRIAGVMGTPELCERVRAAGDATGEPAWPMPLPDDVRKGMDSEVADISQVNAGMDRAGHMLQGGVFLREFVTDDVAWAHIDIAGPGYHSGEATGYWTKGGTGVPVRTLVHLVDDVAANG
- the lpdA gene encoding dihydrolipoyl dehydrogenase, with protein sequence MSEPNDATFDIVILGGGSGGYAAALRAAQLDLSVALIEKGKLGGTCLHNGCIPTKALLHAAEIADQTRESEQFGVKAELVGIDMAAVNSYKDGVISRLYKGLQGLVGSAKKITFVAGAGKLVGKNVVEVDGKRYTGRNIILASGSYAKSLPGLEIDGERIITSDHALTLDRVPSSAIVLGGGVIGVEFASVWKSFGVDVTIVEALPRLVAAEDEESSKALERAFRKRKINFKVGKPFEKVEKTENGVKLTIQGGDTVEAELLLVAVGRGPTTANLGYEEQGVKMDRGYVLTDERLRTSVPNVYAVGDIVPGLQLAHRGFQQGIFVAEEIAGKNPAVIDEAGIPRVTYCDPELASVGLTEAKAKEQYGADKIKTYNYNLGGNGKSQILKTAGHVKLVRVEDGPVVGVHMVGARVGELIGEAQLIYNWEAYPAEVAQLVHAHPTQTEALGEAHLALAGKPLHAHA